A window of Drosophila santomea strain STO CAGO 1482 chromosome X, Prin_Dsan_1.1, whole genome shotgun sequence genomic DNA:
GGGTGGCACATCATCGACACCATCACCCAGATCCCAGAGGCGTTATGCCGGACGGGCCACCTGCGATTGTCCCAACTGCCAGGAGGCGGAACGCTTGGGGCCCGCTGGCGTTCATCTGCGCAAGAAGAACATCCATTCGTGCCACATACCCGGCTGCGGCAAGGTGTATGGCAAGACATCGCATCTGAAGGCTCACCTGCGGTGGCACACCGGCGAGCGTCCCTTTGTGTGCAACTGGCTGTTCTGCGGCAAGCGTTTCACACGCTCCGACGAGCTGCAACGGCATTTGAGGACGCACACCGGCGAGAAGCGCTTTGCATGCCCCGTGTGCAACAAGCGCTTTATGCGCAGCGACCATTTGGCCAAGCACGTGAAGACGCACAATGGCACGGCCAATCACCAGGCCAATGGCCATAATGGTGGGCTGAAGAAGGGCTCCTCGGAGTCGTGTAGCGACTCGGAGGAGGCCGCCAACCAGTCGGGCGAGTCCAACGGGCTGGGCGGCGTGGGCAGTGGCCAACAGACGGGCGGGGCCGGTGGCGGCGGGGGTGGCGCCAGTTCTGGATCAGTTGGTGCTGGTACGTTAGCGGTATCGGGATCGGTGACCACCGGAGCGGGATCTGGATCCGGTACGGGGGGTAgctccaattccaattccaattccggTGGCTCAAGCGGTTCCGTTAGCGGTTCCGTATCCGGTTCTGGCAGCCATCCCGGCACCCCGACCTCGCTGCACGCGCACAGCGCCAATGGCACGTCCAGCAGCCTGCTGGGCGGCGGTCTGCACCTGGCCACGCCGCACCAGATGGTCGCCGCGGGCGGTTCGCCGGTGAtgctccaccagcagcagcagcatcagcagcaacagcagcagcagcagcagcatcaacagcagcagcagcagcagcagcaacatcaacagcagcagcatcagcagcaacaacaccaccagcaacagcagcagcagcatcatcatcagcaatttggccagcagcagcatccacaTGCCCATCACCTGCACCACCATGCCCACCACTCGCACCACCTGGCCACCGGTGGCTCACCCGGTCTGGATCCCAGCTCCCTTGTGGATATCAAGCCACCAATGGTTTGAGGATCGCTGGGACCCTTCCTGTTCACCAACTAAAGCAGCGCAAGGGTTCCACACCATGAATACCACGTACTACGTATATATgtagtatatatatagtacatagCATATACAAAAGCGATATCATTTTGATTTGAAGCTCTATCTTGCGGTTGTACATATAGCCAGCAGATGtctgtaaatatatatttgaaaagaAACGCCCGCTCTATGTGTCTATCGCGCTAATCCCAGCACtaaactaaaactgaaagtaaaatattacaaaatatatatatatatatataaatataaatatatgaatataaatatattgctTATAGCCTATTTGTAGAATAAGCCATTTTCTAGACTATCTAGTTATCACAgtgagagaaaaaaaaaaaggagagcgatttttttttatttttttttaactagCCCTATGgatatgtaatttttttttaataggtACTAAGCATTATATACGACATTAACCAAGAGACAAGCTTCGAGcaccacaaaaacaaaaaaaaaacctttaaaaaCGAGATAAGAACCATTATGCAATTCTAAACGAAGACacctaaaacaaaaaaaatatatatatatatattgatataaaatatatatgtatatggataTTGAACGGGGGGAAcatcataaatatatttctagtCCAATTATGAAGTGTGAGCGAACCAAAATTGtaaagagaaaacaaaaatcaagAATGCAGGGGGGGAAATTGAAACTCTAGCCCTTGTAAATTAGCATATGTCCctcatttatttttgctaaCCCCATCGAACGAGGATATCTTAGACGCTAGTGCTTTAATCGATCccaactaaaactaaaactaaactaaactaaacgaaaaaaaaaatgatggaaGAAAAGAAGCAGAAGAGAAAACCCAAGCTAAACCTTAACTAAatgtgttttgttgttttatttgaacTAGGCTTAGAGCAGATACTTAGATACTTagcaccacacacacacacacacacacacacacacacacacacacaaaaatgaaGCACggatgcaaaatgcaaaatgcaaattggaTTTGGCCAGTCCAGCGAAACGTGGGCCGCATCAGCAATTTATCATCTTCgattacttttttttgtctatgtaaattaattatttaaaatacgaataaactatttaaatttcattcaaaataaatgtacaacAAAACGCTGCGATTCCgattttatttgtcaaaaataaaaaggggaatgggaaaagtgggtgggCTGGGAAAGTATCTGTGTGGATTTGGATGGGCAGAATCAATTTGGTAAATCAATCTTTGTATCTGCGAATAAGCGTAAAATATGTTTATCTGATTGAGGGTGGTTTATACTCggatttgattttgtttttctttttttttttggttggggATGCTGCCGAACTGCTGGACTTCCTGTACTCCAAAATCTCCTCATGCCGTTTCATCTGGTCGTTAACGACATTTAACGCTCTCAATCGAGAATGGAAGGTTGTGCGAAGGGGGCTAAAAGGTCGACCCTGGGTTCCCTTCATGTCCTGGTTGTCCTGGTTGCCCTGATGTCCTGATATCCTGATGTGTGTGGgtgatttaaattttattaccGTGGCTAAAAGGCACCCTCGCACTCCGGTGGAACAGATTCTTCTCACCCGTCAAGTGGGTGCAGATTGTTTCTAACGTTCCGATCAACAACCCCCTTTTATCATTCAGAAGTGGATTAAGCTGCGCAGTTATTTTACCCGCTGGTGTTTTGACATCCCCTCGGTGGGGGTGTGGTCGCCCGGGGGCCAAAAACAATTTGCCAGGGCAATGAATTCAAGATTCAAATGAATAACGTTCTGCCCGCGATGGGCAAACTGGGCGATGAGTGCTCTCCACATTACGGAGAATTAATGGAAAGCCCTCTTGCTGCTGCTCACTTAAAGCCATGAAAAATTATGGTTTGCACTTACAGATGCGGCTAAAGCCATTGGAAAAGATAAAATAAGTATTTGcacatttatatttactacctaaatataaagaaaatgagtatttgtacatttatatttactacctaaatataaaaaaaatgagtatttgtacatttatatttactaCCTAAATGAATTTTAACTGGGCATTCGAAATCAAGCATATtgctaaacaaacaaactttgaagatgttttaaacaaatatcTAAGTTTAGTGATTGCTGTCATTTATCTGTGAAAATGCTATCCAATAATGTGCtcaaatttgttaaaaaaggTTTGGTATTCGTGGCATAAATCATACGCAACGTTTGGTAAGTGTTCCTCGAAGGAATCTCAAGTGCGGTGAATTGAAATGAGGCAACTCTCTCTCTCATTTCGAAATCCTTGACTTCTGTTTTCTGGGTATTGTGTGTCACATGGTAGCCGCATCCTGCTGGGCAACTCATCCCCATGCTCACCCACTACCAATGTGCAGGATTCGGATTTCAAAAGAGTGCCAGAGCAAgttgtaaattaaaataatgaaaaatacaaacacaaaagGAGGGGGCATGTGAAAAAAGAGATAGCTAGCAGAGACATAAAACAAAGGAAAGGACATGCGTTTGGCATCGCCTTGCAAAGGACATGGTCtgtatctatatacatatctgtatatctgtataGTGGCAGAGGAGCCGAAAAGACCAAGGTAGTCCTGCAGTTGAGTGGGGCCAAAGGATTGGCGACGATGATAAACGAGCGACACTGTGGCGCTGACAAAATCATTAGCAGccaactttaattaaaatatgattttcACACATTTGAGCGGAGTTAGGCGCCAGAAACGAGATCCTCATCAGTTCCAcacccattcccattcccatacccattTCCATTCTGATTCCCACTCCCATTGCCAGTTCCAGAGCCCATGTATCCAATCCCCAAAACTCCAAAAACTCCAAGACGGTGTCAACGCCGAGATGTTTCAGGCATCCCAGGAATCTTTTAAtggttgccacgccccccgacTGCCCCCGTTCACAAATCTTGTTCACACATTGTTTTCATTAAGCAAAAAAATGAACCGCGcacagaaaatatttgcataccCTGTAGGCAATAATCGATAAAATGGGGTATGACGGGCGCTCcttataaaaaataactttagaTACTTTAGTAACCTATTTTCAATAGGTGATGTTGTTTTCTATAATaaagatttaattaaataaatatttacaaatggcttttaattaaaggAAATAAAGATGTGTAATTATAGAGCTAAAATCccattgaaataaatattacacGGCATTAGAAGAGTCGGTAGAGCTCAACTTAATCTTTTTAAATCTTTAGTCGTCGCCTGAATGGAGACTCCGTGATTTGGAGTTGCTGAAGTTGTTTGGAGCATCGCCGTTGTCATCTTGTTTCGACATCTGTTTGCATTTGACACgattatttatgtttatcgCGCGTTAAATGCGCCCTATTATCAGCATAATAATCGTAATTAAAAGCCAACTAATTTATGGCAGTGATTTATGCAGCGCTCTCGTCTCGGATTCCACGCATTCCCTATTTCCCTCTGAGTTCCTTTTTTTGACTCCTCCCCGCATTTCCTTCCATCTGCCCCTCCTCCAGCCCCACACTTCTCGATTTGACTTCTCAATTTTGGTGCGGCACTGCGCAATTCGGTTATATCCCGCTGGGCCAGGATAACCAGGACCAAGAGCAATAAGGATACCCGCTGGGTGTTTTAATCTCATTAACTGTCGACGCGATTGCGACGCTCTTTCCCTTCGTctatatccatatccatatccatatccctatatatacatatcgACTTTTTGTGGCCTCTGATTACAAAATGTTGCGTTGTTGTGGCCGCAATAACATTCAAGCAAATGGCATTTGTTATCCTGCGGTTACCATTTTCCACGGTGTGAGTTGTCACTGTATCATTGCCTggaaaattaatgaatttatatGGATATCTTGTTCTGCAGCTGGATTGCATGGTATAAGGCTAAGCATATTATATTATAGTAAATATATCAATGTGTCTTTTTGAGTGAGAGATTCACACTGGCTTGATGCTACTGAAACTGTCATTTTCAAGGGATTTGAAGTGCTTGAAATAGAGAGCTGCAAAATGGATAGATATATAGTATAACAAAACTTCTCGACCTTTAAGGTGTGCTCGCAAAGGCTTCTCCCATTCATTTGCAGTCATTACGAATTCCCCGCAGGTTTCCCAGCAAATGGCCTCAATTGTTGCCTTTTTAGCCACTAATTGCTCAATTAGTCGCTTGGCCCAGCCACATGACATAGCCATAGCCACAGCCTGAACCTCCCCTCAGTACAGTCCGCCCCCTTTTTGAACCCCTTCACCCCCTTCACCCCCTTTACCCCTTTCAAACCCACTCTCCTCACCACCCAATCCACTCATATAGCAATTATTTAATGTACTCGAGAAGTGTACCTATCTGTTCGACGGAAAGTTCTGCTTCTGTTGTTTGCCAGAGATACACGAATATGCCGCACAgtattcaatatatatatacatgtatgtggtatatatctgtatatggTTACTTATCTGGCATGGCACTCCCCTAGCTCCTAATAAGTTCGTTAACAACTCTTCGAAtggtaatatttaatttcgaCTGCGTCTCCAATTGACGAACCTATCATTTGGCTATCATACGACTGCGTGCGTTTGAGCGGAAGTTTCGAAAGGGTTGAGTTCCCACTACTGTCAGTCGCACTTGGCGGGTTTTTGGCTGAGAAAGTGCCAGTACAGTGAGGATTGGCTTATGGCGACTGAACAGAATGCTACATATTCAAAGATGGGGTTCATCAAAATTCGCATGTACCTAAACTATATTAAGCAGATACAATTTCTGCTATAACAATCAGAGTATtccatattttttatactttagatgatttactttatatttactttatagtTTGGATATCGCGTTTGTGTGTAAATAATTGAGCGCGTATTTTCGAAACTCCAAATGCCATTTAATTGTGGCACGCAATCGCGGAAAGGATATTAGGCAAGGATCCTGCCTGCTAGCTGCGCCTCCATCGATGGCAGATAGTTGCATTTAATTACGTCAGATTGGATCTGCTCCGGTTCATTGCAGCCAACTGGCAGgaaggaggaggacgaggggAGCCCAAAGACACGCAAGGCCAGAGGACAAAGGACAAAAGGAACCGGCACCCAAAAAAAGTCCCAAAAAGGATATACAAAGAGTTGAGAAAGAGCTGGGAGTTCCTTAACCTCGGCGGAGGACACTTGCCGGCCCAGCGTCAAGTATCCTTAGACAATTACCTTGGCCCGAAGATGATTATCTGCTAGAGTTAAATTCGATACCGTCTATTAGCCTCGTTATTATCCTTGCTCTGCACCCGAGCGAGTGTCTCCTGTCTGGTCCTGTCCTGTCCTGTCCTTTgcttccttttctttttctttttttggttcCTTGCTCCTCGCCATTTGAAGTCGTATCGTGTGTCAGAGCGAATCTTCATTCACATAGTTAGGTTGTGTATGTAGCATGTTGTTTGTAGTAtgtatgttgtatgtgtaATCGTTTGggtgcaggagcagcagtaCCTGTCCTGATCCTGGCCGGGATCTCCTGGAGCTCCCACGCTGCAATAATATAGTTTCCATTGATGAAACGGGAGACGACGCGCTGGGAGATGGGAATGCGAATATAAAAAAGGAGCACAGGAAGTGCGAGAGTGTCGAGCTATTTTGTCGGCTTATCATCCATCATCCGCACATTAGATGATGATTCCCAATGCCATTCCCTGCTAATATAAGTCTTCggtttcacaaaaaaaaaaaaaaatatatagaaaatacaaaaaataaaaaggttGTTGGCAACATGTGTTTTTGGACATGTTTTTATCAGATTTCCCCGCGCACAACTTGTCCGAATTCTCACAATTAGCCCCGTTTCCATATTACACTCTTATTTTTCCCATATCGAGGCACGCCCACTTGTCAACATTGCATTCGTGAAAACCCAAAAGAAATTAGTACTCTAAgccgacaaaaaaaaaaaatgaaaaaatgtggaaaaacgGATCAGAAATTCCACATGTCCACAGCTGGCAGTTGAAAATATCCGTgctttataattaatatttttcaaatgaaaGGTATTACAATTagtttcgtttggttttttCTCTAGTTTTCTGGATATCTCATTGCAGtccttttgtgtttttttctccGTTGCTTTACGTGTGATGTGTCCTCATGAATATTTTGCGGTTTGACGCTGCTGTCGTGTAGCTTGTTAAGACCAACAACAATTATGGTAAAACATTCAAGAAAAGTTGgtaacaaaaaccgaaaaagtaaaTGCGGCTAACGAGCGatgtaaacaaattcaaaGTCTTGACCATCGGTTACCCTACACTTTGATACCCTAACGAATATTGAGagtatttatatgtttttgtaGCAAAGTTGCGAGTGTGGAAATGCTTTGCTCAAATATTAGTTAAAAAGCTATTTAAAAGTAAGTATATGATTTACATAAGATCTAATTCCTATCTATGACTTCCTTTCTGCTAACTAATTGTCCGCCAATTGTTTATCAAAAATATTACCAGCACATAAATACGAATACCCCACGTAAAGAAGAGTGTCCTGGGAAATTTTAAATCGTATCGCACATGCCTTTCGCACCAACGCCGCAGGACATTCTCAATTATTCAGCAGGATTCGATGGCCACAACGAGGtgccacaataaaaaaaaaaaaaacaaaaatactatacatatgcatttataaaaaatgtgccacattaataattatttttcagtTTCCTTTATGTGGAAATTATAGagctgcaaaagtttttcgatGCCGCTTCACCTCCTCCACGCGTCCACTTTTCAGCTCCTCGTCAACTGTATGCTCCTTGTTGCTCCTTTGAGTTGGGAAACCTGGCCAGTTGTCCGATTCCCAATCGCAGTCCCTGTAATTCAAGCGATGTGCATGTGTTTTGTGTGGTGTATACAGATGTGTGGGTTCCACTACCGATGCACTGCATCGCGTGTCGATCCTCGCCTGCAGTCATCGGCTCTGCTTACGTAAATAGAATTGTGCAACAAATTGCCGACCGGTGAAAAGCCCTTGGAAAAGTCCAATCCGCCCACCTGGTCACCTGATTTCAGTTGCTGGTCGTGTTATTAAAGTTGAAAGAAATCGCACAATTTGGAAAATCAGCCCAAATTAGCTAATTGCGGCATATGAATAAGCTGAAATCAGTACATTTTAACGGAATTTTAAGAACTAACAACAGTTTTTTAAGAGATTTTgagaattatttaaaaattaccTCACTTAAACACTTACTTAAATATCTTTTATTTCTGTACATTCTGATTTCACTCCgctacaaaataatttaaatgattacaAGATAGTCTATCTAAACCCCAAATTCTACTTGAAATTTTTTAACCATTACCATTTCAAAATTAATAGCCCCTGACTTCCTTCCAGTTTCCTTTCTGAAAATTCTGAAAAAACTTCCCCATTCTCCGCACTCCGCAATCCTAATGAAAATCATTTGTCGTTGGCCGTTCAAGCAGAATAATTTGCGCCGGAAATCTGTGCGCTGACTGTCAACTATTTTTGTGTGGTGCCAGCGAGCAGCTAATTTAAAGAAAAGTTCAAAATACCAGAACGATGGACCGAGTTGAGACTGCGGTAATTGAATTTTGCCAGTCACACAGAGGA
This region includes:
- the LOC120456613 gene encoding transcription factor Sp9 isoform X2 encodes the protein MLTDMTPTAGQLYGSQIPTMGMNITNIATHLQKPQVNPDHPSLRGTPLAMLAAQCNKLSNKSPPPLADAAVGKGFHPWKKSPNSPAAGSSGSSGGGGGGGGGGSSAGQHSPCAISAASSSSSSGSSGGQSSRSLSSSASTMVNITASRPLASSCAAVGGGSTGSSSSATGSQSSSTASAVAAAYGGDLYFPNTSTSNMDNHHMHQGLLGKVEAGAAAFGGVYSRHPYDWPFNAVTHKEAASVNSGWWDMHSAAGSWLDMGGAGMHSTMANYASENYSSALSHSLLGSGQHLLQDTYKSMLPGQGVGVGVGVGVGMGGFSLPHSSPSAAAAAAATAAAAAGGSPQGGTSSTPSPRSQRRYAGRATCDCPNCQEAERLGPAGVHLRKKNIHSCHIPGCGKVYGKTSHLKAHLRWHTGERPFVCNWLFCGKRFTRSDELQRHLRTHTGEKRFACPVCNKRFMRSDHLAKHVKTHNGTANHQANGHNGGLKKGSSESCSDSEEAANQSGESNGLGGVGSGQQTGGAGGGGGGASSGSVGAGTLAVSGSVTTGAGSGSGTGGSSNSNSNSGGSSGSVSGSVSGSGSHPGTPTSLHAHSANGTSSSLLGGGLHLATPHQMVAAGGSPVMLHQQQQHQQQQQQQQQHQQQQQQQQQHQQQQHQQQQHHQQQQQQHHHQQFGQQQHPHAHHLHHHAHHSHHLATGGSPGLDPSSLVDIKPPMV
- the LOC120456613 gene encoding transcription factor Sp9 isoform X1, producing the protein MLTDMTPTAGQLYGSQIPTMGMNITNIATHLQKPQVNPDHPSLRGTPLAMLAAQCNKLSNKSPPPLADAAVGKGFHPWKKSPNSPAAGSSGSSGGGGGGGGGGSSAGQHSPCAISAASSSSSSGSSGGQSSRSLSSSASTMVNITASIYPYSRPLASSCAAVGGGSTGSSSSATGSQSSSTASAVAAAYGGDLYFPNTSTSNMDNHHMHQGLLGKVEAGAAAFGGVYSRHPYDWPFNAVTHKEAASVNSGWWDMHSAAGSWLDMGGAGMHSTMANYASENYSSALSHSLLGSGQHLLQDTYKSMLPGQGVGVGVGVGVGMGGFSLPHSSPSAAAAAAATAAAAAGGSPQGGTSSTPSPRSQRRYAGRATCDCPNCQEAERLGPAGVHLRKKNIHSCHIPGCGKVYGKTSHLKAHLRWHTGERPFVCNWLFCGKRFTRSDELQRHLRTHTGEKRFACPVCNKRFMRSDHLAKHVKTHNGTANHQANGHNGGLKKGSSESCSDSEEAANQSGESNGLGGVGSGQQTGGAGGGGGGASSGSVGAGTLAVSGSVTTGAGSGSGTGGSSNSNSNSGGSSGSVSGSVSGSGSHPGTPTSLHAHSANGTSSSLLGGGLHLATPHQMVAAGGSPVMLHQQQQHQQQQQQQQQHQQQQQQQQQHQQQQHQQQQHHQQQQQQHHHQQFGQQQHPHAHHLHHHAHHSHHLATGGSPGLDPSSLVDIKPPMV